TCTATCATTTCGTCGGCTCCACTTTTTCACCCCGGCGATTCCGCACATAGTGCTCCGTCATCTTGATGCTCGTATGTCCCAGCTGCTTTTGCGCGCGCCGTATATCCCCCGATAACTCCGCTTTATCAGTTCCCGCTTTCGCTCTTAAATCTCGAAACTGATACTCTCCTGCACATAAGCCTGCCGCAGTCCGCGCTTGTGCAAACATCGCTTGCAGCGTTTTTAACGCAACGCGCTCTCCTAACTCATTTACCACCAAATCAAAATGCCCCGTGTTGTGCTCGGCTTTTCTCTTTAATATGCGTTCCAGCGTTTGCTTGAGATCTCCTGTGATCGCTATGCGCAGCTTCGTCTTCGTCTTGTTTTGCTGCACCAGCAGGCACCCTTCTTTGATATCCTGCTCCGTCATCTTTAAAATATCCGAGGGCCGCTGACCCGTCAGATACGCTAAATCCATTGCATCCCGCAGCGGTTGCCTCGCTTTCGCATAAATCGCTCCATATTCACTGTCTTCGATATAGACACTGCGCCCGTCTTCTCGATAGCCCTTGATCCCCAAACACGGATTCGGCTGATCCGTATAGCCCCATTCCCTCGCCTTGTTCCAGATATGTGAGAATAACGACTTCTCCCGATTCGCCCTCACCTGCCCTTCGCTCCCATTGACGGCTTGGCCGGCCTCTTTCAGTTTTCTGACGGTCTCTTTCACGCGCCAATCTAAAAACTGACGAATATGGATCGGCTTGATCTCATCCATTAATGCCGGCGGATTATCAAAAAATTCCAGTAATTTAACCAACTCCGCCAGATTGTCTTTCTGCGTGCGAGGCGCTTTCGTTGGGATCACATCCTGCCTATATCGTTGTGCCGCATGACGAAACGTCACCCTGACTCGATCCTCCAACTGGTTTTGACTATCCAGCTCACTCCACTTTTGCAGCGCTTCTAGATAATCTGGCCCCAGCGCAATCTCCTGTCTCGAGGAATGGCCCGTGTCGTAGTAATAATAGGTTTGCCCGCTACGCTGTACCCTCGCTCGCATCCGCGGCGGTAAATTAGACGCGGATTGGCTCATCTTTTACCTGGATCGCTAACTTCGGTTGCCAACTTTTCGCTTTCACTTCTTCTGACCGACCCTCTACCGCGGCACGCGTCACAATCGGCCGACCTCGCTGGTTCATAAAAAATACGATCTCCTGCTCTTTTAAATAGGCTTCCTGCCTTTCGTATTTACTCGCCTTGCGGGCATACGCCGTCCCCGCTTCCAGCGTCTTGCCTCGCCGGATCCCCGTCAGCTCATCCACTTGCGCTTCGGTCAAAAAAACTTCACTCATTTCCACTCCTCAGCATAGGCTGGAGCGTTGAGCGGACTCTTCTTCAGAAACCCAAAATTGAGGTTCCAAATCGCATCCCACCTCAAATACTCCGAGGCTTGTCCCATCCTCTTTGAAGATTTGAATTGAAATAGATTCATTCCATTCCCAAGTTCCCTCACTTTCTGAGTAATAATTCCCTGCCACCTCTCTGGCTACATACTCGGCATCCTCTTCACCCCAACTTGACTCTAAACAATCCGCATCTTCAAATCCCCAACGTTTATCCACAATATATTTATACGTCGTCATCTCTTTTCTCCATTCATTCATGGGGTTTTACTGCTTACCGTTGGCATTTGCATGAAGCCAGGTTTCATACGTCATTCCATTGTTCGTCCGTCAGCTCGGAGCGTGGATCAACATAGCCGTCCACACGGCAGCGCTGTTGGGGCAGCAAAATCGATGCGGGGGCGCGGGGCCGCACCTCCGCGCAGCGCGGACAATCAACCCCGTACTTCGCACGCCGCGCATTCCTGTCATCCCTCATCGCTCTGAAATCTTCACCCATATCACCCATGTGACCTCTCCGTCTGGTTCGTTGAATCTACGCTTTTATTTTTTGGATAAATACTAAAATGGATTATCCGTTTTTTATAAACTCCAAAAACACCTAGACTTAAACCATCCTCTTTAAACACTTCAATAACCATTTCACCCTTTCCACTATCCGCCCACCAAAAACTCTCCGAATCAATATGCTCCGCTGCTGCTCGCACTAAATCTTCAACCTCATCTTCATCTAGCTTCGATTCAAAACCATATCCATCTTCAAATCGTTCGCCATAGTTCAGCACCGCATATCTATAACGCTTTGCACTTTCTTGGCTCTTCATCATGACTTTTCTTTAAATTAATTTTGGTAAACGCTAAACATCATCAGCGCAATCACTATCGTGAGCGCTCCGCCTATCCTTGTCGCCAACTGCGCAAACGGCATCAAATGCATCCGATGCGCTGAGGTCAAAATCGCCATATCCCCCACGCTGCCCATCCCGCTATGGCAAACATTAATAAGCGCGCTCTCTATCGGATTTAATCCGGCCCAACGACCTACAATCAGACCGACCAGCGCCAACGTCAGCACGGTCACAAAAATCGTAATGCAATACGCCGGCGTTAAAACCGAAAGTAAGACTTGCCAAGGCGTTAAGGTCAGTCCGAGCACAAACAGAACCGGATACGCCGCCGCTTTGGTAAAAAAGTGGTGCAACAGATACGCCCCTTCTTCCAGTCTGGGTGAAAGCGTCATCGTGAGTTTGATCAGGACCGCCAGGCCCAGCATCACCAACGGCGCAGGCCAACCCGTTAACTGATGCACCAAAACCCCCACCATATAGAGGCTTAGAGCCAACATTCCCACTGAGGCCAGCGATTCCATCAAGGCGGCAGGCGTTGAATCGGTGGGTCGGCTTTTTAAATGCCCTGTGGATAGCTTTTGACCCATTTGACTCAGGTCTGAATTAATCTGCCCCAATCGATGCAGCACCCCCGCGCACGCCACCGCCGTCAAATTCCCCAGCACGATTGGCGGCATCACTTGAGCAAACAACTCTGGCTGGGACGTTTGTAAAATCGCCGCATAGCCCAAGGTCAGCGGAATCGCCCCCTCGCCCAGGCCACCCACCATAATCGGAATTACGATAAAGAAGAAGGTGTAGTGTGCGCTTAGTCCCAGCGCCATCCCTGTCAGGGTGCCGACGATCGCCGCAGCGATAGAACCAGCCGCCAGTGGCACGAAGAGTTTCACGAAACCTTTAATCAAAAGACTCCGTTCCATACTCAAAATACCGCCCACCACCACCGCAGCCGTAAACAGATACAGGATATTCGTGTTCTCCCAAAATTCCCGTATCGAGCTTTCCAGCTCCATCGGCATGAGCTCGCTATACACGCAGTACGATGGCAAGAGCACCGTCACCATCACGGAGCCGCCCAAGTACCGTAGAATCGGTATCTGTTTGCCGATCTCGGCGCAACTAAACCCCAAAACCGCCACCACCGCCAACATCACCGAGAGTTCTCCTGGCATCTCACCCAGTGCGATAAAGCTCAGTAAACATAACCACATCAGTCCAAACACCGGTAACGGAATCATCCCAATTCGGGTGGGTATTGAACTGAGCCAGTTTCTTAATCGTTTGGCATAATGAAATAAGGGTTGCATGATTCAGCCTCCAAGTGCTCATCGAGCCTGTGTGACAGCTTTAGAATTGAATATCGTCGTCTATATCGCTCAACGGACTCGGGGCCGTCGCATATGACTCACGACTGAATGGAATGTTGCTTTTTTTAAGCGGGCGATGCTTGAGCATTTTCGATAATTCCTTCAGTTGCTCCGCTTCTCTTGTTTGGTCCAAGATCTCTGAGGCCATTCGCTTCGTGCTTGTGCAGAAAAATCCCACCGGCGCTACCCTGATTCCAATTCCGCCATCCCGCTTTTCATATTCTTCGGTGTCTAACAGCACCCCAATTTCTTTATCCAATAACGCTTTAAAAACCTGGACGCGCTTATTCACCATCTCATTCTCCTCCCACTTCCTGATCGCCCCTGGCTCCGATTCCAACTTTTCAAGCCCCAAACACACCATCAGCGCATTCAGATACCGATAGCCATACAGCTCTTTTTTATCTATATCCAACGTCCACAACGTAAAATATGCCCTCGCCTTGTTCTCCGTTTCAAACACCAACTCGATACCCCGAGTTTTATGCGGACTCTTCACCTCTACCGCCTGCATAAACTGCCCCTCATACACCCCTGGCGCTGTGATACGGCTGCTGCGCTGTTCCGCTAGCCGCGCGGCTTCTATATTTAACGAATACATACCTTTCCTTATTTGTGTGGACTTGACTCAAGCCGCTTCTTTGAATTCGACAATCACCCCTTTTTCCAGCCAGTGCGTCGCTATGTTTTGAGAAAAACTCTGAGGCAACGCTTTAAGCGTGCCAAAAATCAGTGCGGTATCGATCTCTCCGCCTTGGGCCAGACGATCTAGCCAAGTCAATAACTCTTCACGGCCTTTCAAATCCAATACGTCAAACCGGTCCAACACCACTAGTTTGATTTTGGACAGATAAGAGATTGCTTCCGCCAACATTGCATCCGCTCGCCACTTCTC
The Mycoavidus cysteinexigens genome window above contains:
- a CDS encoding tyrosine-type recombinase/integrase → MSQSASNLPPRMRARVQRSGQTYYYYDTGHSSRQEIALGPDYLEALQKWSELDSQNQLEDRVRVTFRHAAQRYRQDVIPTKAPRTQKDNLAELVKLLEFFDNPPALMDEIKPIHIRQFLDWRVKETVRKLKEAGQAVNGSEGQVRANREKSLFSHIWNKAREWGYTDQPNPCLGIKGYREDGRSVYIEDSEYGAIYAKARQPLRDAMDLAYLTGQRPSDILKMTEQDIKEGCLLVQQNKTKTKLRIAITGDLKQTLERILKRKAEHNTGHFDLVVNELGERVALKTLQAMFAQARTAAGLCAGEYQFRDLRAKAGTDKAELSGDIRRAQKQLGHTSIKMTEHYVRNRRGEKVEPTK
- a CDS encoding DUF4224 domain-containing protein; this encodes MSEVFLTEAQVDELTGIRRGKTLEAGTAYARKASKYERQEAYLKEQEIVFFMNQRGRPIVTRAAVEGRSEEVKAKSWQPKLAIQVKDEPIRV
- a CDS encoding 2-hydroxycarboxylate transporter family protein, with the protein product MQPLFHYAKRLRNWLSSIPTRIGMIPLPVFGLMWLCLLSFIALGEMPGELSVMLAVVAVLGFSCAEIGKQIPILRYLGGSVMVTVLLPSYCVYSELMPMELESSIREFWENTNILYLFTAAVVVGGILSMERSLLIKGFVKLFVPLAAGSIAAAIVGTLTGMALGLSAHYTFFFIVIPIMVGGLGEGAIPLTLGYAAILQTSQPELFAQVMPPIVLGNLTAVACAGVLHRLGQINSDLSQMGQKLSTGHLKSRPTDSTPAALMESLASVGMLALSLYMVGVLVHQLTGWPAPLVMLGLAVLIKLTMTLSPRLEEGAYLLHHFFTKAAAYPVLFVLGLTLTPWQVLLSVLTPAYCITIFVTVLTLALVGLIVGRWAGLNPIESALINVCHSGMGSVGDMAILTSAHRMHLMPFAQLATRIGGALTIVIALMMFSVYQN